A genomic segment from Arcobacter acticola encodes:
- a CDS encoding efflux RND transporter periplasmic adaptor subunit has protein sequence MESNISKLLQLEYNCRNCESIKELYFQIVNETRNIVPYSQGVLLTTDLKGRYKVASISDISVVDSTSPYVQWIENIVEDLNLNEKAKDIFIVDTKSDLKEINFKSLYDFSPENILFIPLKTTKENSEVNYILLLSREDKWMDNDILILKHLSSSLSYFLFAMRSYGFFQILKKFSFKNKYFKISIVLLIASMFLPVRLSVLAPLEVDAKNPYVVTSPLNGVIEEVKVFPNDKIKKEQLIVQFDDVDFNNNYLVAKRTLDVTKAELFSTKQSSFLDPKQKSQISQLENQVKLREAELVFAEDQLNKTKIYANEDGIAIINNPNDWKGKPVSTGERIFLIANQNNIELKIMLPVSDAIFLEENAIVKAFFDNDPTNSWNGKIKYISYKPELTEQNILSYKIIADFNDIKENGYVPSIGLRGTAKIYSKEVTLFFYLFRKPITSLRQWIGW, from the coding sequence TTGGAATCAAATATCTCAAAACTTCTACAGTTAGAATATAACTGTAGAAATTGTGAAAGTATAAAAGAATTATATTTTCAAATAGTAAATGAAACAAGAAATATTGTTCCTTATTCTCAAGGAGTTTTATTAACAACTGATTTAAAAGGTAGGTATAAAGTTGCATCAATATCTGATATTTCAGTTGTTGATTCTACTTCTCCTTATGTTCAGTGGATTGAAAATATTGTTGAGGATTTAAATTTAAATGAAAAAGCAAAAGATATTTTTATAGTAGATACAAAAAGTGATTTAAAAGAGATAAATTTTAAATCACTTTACGATTTTTCTCCAGAAAATATTTTATTTATACCCTTAAAAACTACTAAGGAAAATAGTGAAGTAAATTATATTTTATTACTTTCTCGTGAAGATAAATGGATGGATAATGATATTTTAATTCTAAAACATCTCTCTTCTTCATTATCATATTTTTTATTTGCGATGCGAAGTTATGGATTTTTCCAAATATTAAAAAAATTCTCTTTTAAAAATAAGTACTTTAAAATATCTATTGTTTTACTTATTGCTTCTATGTTTTTACCAGTTAGATTATCTGTTCTTGCACCACTTGAAGTTGATGCAAAAAATCCTTATGTTGTAACTTCCCCTTTAAATGGTGTTATTGAAGAAGTGAAAGTTTTTCCAAATGATAAAATAAAAAAAGAACAATTAATAGTTCAATTCGATGATGTGGATTTTAATAATAACTATTTAGTTGCTAAAAGAACTTTGGATGTAACAAAAGCAGAACTTTTTAGTACAAAACAAAGCAGTTTTTTAGATCCAAAACAAAAAAGTCAAATTTCTCAGTTAGAAAATCAAGTTAAATTAAGAGAAGCCGAATTAGTTTTTGCAGAAGATCAATTAAATAAAACTAAAATTTATGCAAATGAAGATGGAATTGCAATAATAAATAATCCAAATGATTGGAAAGGAAAACCTGTATCAACAGGTGAAAGAATTTTCTTAATTGCAAATCAAAATAATATTGAATTAAAAATTATGCTTCCTGTTAGTGATGCAATATTTTTAGAAGAAAATGCAATTGTGAAAGCTTTTTTTGATAATGATCCAACAAACTCTTGGAATGGAAAAATCAAATATATTTCCTATAAACCTGAGCTTACAGAACAAAATATTTTATCTTATAAAATAATAGCAGATTTTAATGATATCAAAGAGAATGGTTATGTTCCATCTATTGGTTTAAGAGGTACTGCAAAGATTTATTCAAAAGAAGTTACCTTGTTTTTTTATTTATTTAGAAAACCAATTACATCTCTTAGACAATGGATAGGTTGGTAA
- a CDS encoding site-2 protease family protein: MFQEEQKIILPKIRDDLKLIKTSIAEDGSKRWLLFDPIQNKYFDIGIDAFELISNWQSDIEMDEFIKNLENKNYEIDKETLQTFMDFLINNNLIICEDSKYTSRMINIHKQSKQNIFKWMIHNYLFIRVPLLKPDRWLEKNKNRVDFLYSNLWQNIVFFLGFLGVVFVLRDWENFISTFMYLFSKEGFFYYFLSLVFVKSFHELGHAFTAKRLGCKVPTMGVAFLVLFPVLYTDTTNAWKLESKYQRLKIVVAGIKVELYLALIATFLWSFSPDGILKSILFIIATTSWISSLLINISPFLRFDGYYALSDITNSKNLQPRSFAMAKWFIRKNILGLEELKPEILSKRKETFFIVYAILTWLYRFFLFLGIAVLVYYFTFKVLGIILFLVEILWFILLPVYKELKIWWTKRKNVTFNKKNITSLSFLFLFLLVIFIPWNSTIKMPAIIESKNYFEFYSAEDGYIEEIFFSSGDNIKKGQLLLKIKSPLIEHKISQVQKEIELIKIEISRQAGFRENLNKRFILEESLLKKENEVEGLEKVRNKFEVKADFDGKIYFYNTFKKNQWINKKEPIFVLYDNENYRIVSFCNENDFKLLRENSASKFIFSSGDVNDIHTKISNISKISVPYLEFPELSSDFGGEIATRQDRDKGIKTEQAYYKISINLDKIELNLTNRKNGVLVTNGKALSLFSKGFKKVVSIFIRESEF, translated from the coding sequence ATGTTTCAAGAAGAACAAAAGATTATATTACCAAAAATTAGAGATGATTTAAAACTTATAAAAACTTCAATTGCAGAAGATGGTTCTAAAAGATGGCTTTTATTTGATCCAATTCAAAATAAATATTTTGATATAGGAATTGATGCTTTTGAATTGATTTCTAATTGGCAAAGTGATATTGAAATGGATGAGTTCATAAAAAATCTTGAAAATAAAAATTATGAAATAGATAAAGAAACTTTACAAACTTTTATGGATTTTTTAATCAATAATAATTTGATAATTTGTGAAGATTCAAAATATACAAGTAGAATGATAAATATACATAAGCAATCAAAACAAAATATTTTTAAGTGGATGATTCACAACTATTTATTTATAAGAGTTCCTCTATTGAAACCTGATAGATGGCTTGAAAAAAATAAAAATAGAGTTGATTTTTTATACTCTAATCTTTGGCAAAATATAGTTTTCTTTTTAGGTTTTTTAGGTGTAGTTTTTGTATTAAGAGATTGGGAAAACTTTATTTCTACTTTTATGTATTTATTTTCAAAAGAAGGATTCTTTTATTATTTTTTATCTTTGGTTTTTGTGAAAAGTTTTCATGAATTAGGTCATGCTTTTACTGCAAAAAGATTAGGTTGTAAAGTTCCCACAATGGGAGTTGCTTTTTTAGTTTTATTTCCTGTTTTATATACTGACACTACAAATGCATGGAAATTAGAATCTAAGTATCAAAGATTAAAAATTGTAGTTGCAGGAATAAAAGTAGAGTTATATCTTGCTTTAATTGCTACATTCTTATGGTCTTTTTCTCCAGATGGTATTTTAAAAAGTATTTTATTTATTATTGCTACTACTAGTTGGATTAGTTCATTACTTATAAATATTAGTCCATTCTTACGATTTGATGGATATTATGCTTTATCAGATATAACAAATAGTAAAAATCTACAACCACGGTCATTTGCAATGGCAAAATGGTTTATAAGAAAAAATATTTTGGGTTTAGAAGAATTAAAACCAGAAATTCTAAGCAAGAGAAAAGAGACTTTTTTTATTGTTTATGCAATCTTAACTTGGCTTTATAGATTTTTTTTATTTTTAGGAATAGCAGTATTAGTTTATTATTTTACTTTTAAAGTTTTAGGAATAATTCTTTTTTTAGTTGAAATACTTTGGTTTATTTTATTACCTGTTTATAAAGAATTAAAAATATGGTGGACTAAAAGAAAAAATGTTACTTTTAATAAAAAAAATATTACTTCTTTGAGTTTTTTATTTTTATTTTTATTAGTTATATTTATACCTTGGAATAGTACTATTAAAATGCCTGCAATAATAGAATCTAAAAATTATTTTGAATTTTATTCAGCAGAAGATGGTTATATTGAAGAAATATTTTTTTCAAGTGGAGATAATATCAAAAAAGGTCAATTATTACTAAAAATAAAGTCACCATTAATTGAGCATAAAATCTCTCAAGTTCAAAAAGAAATTGAGTTAATAAAAATAGAAATAAGTAGGCAAGCAGGATTTAGAGAAAATTTAAATAAAAGATTTATTTTAGAAGAAAGCTTGTTAAAAAAAGAAAATGAAGTAGAAGGGCTTGAAAAAGTTAGAAATAAATTTGAAGTAAAAGCAGATTTTGATGGTAAAATTTATTTCTATAATACTTTCAAAAAAAATCAATGGATAAATAAAAAAGAACCAATATTTGTTTTATATGATAATGAAAATTACAGAATAGTGAGTTTTTGTAATGAAAACGATTTTAAGTTACTTAGAGAAAATAGTGCTAGTAAATTTATTTTTAGCTCAGGAGATGTAAATGATATTCATACAAAAATATCTAATATCTCAAAAATTTCTGTTCCTTATTTGGAATTTCCTGAGTTGTCATCTGATTTTGGTGGAGAAATTGCAACAAGACAAGACAGAGACAAAGGAATTAAAACAGAGCAAGCTTATTACAAAATTTCTATTAATTTGGATAAAATTGAATTAAATTTAACAAATAGAAAAAATGGTGTTTTAGTAACGAATGGTAAAGCATTAAGTCTTTTTTCTAAAGGATTTAAAAAAGTAGTTTCTATTTTTATAAGAGAGAGTGAATTCTAA
- a CDS encoding FIST signal transduction protein — protein sequence MKKGKFYFCLKDFLEDNKNNTQKAFVLVAEYTNFDLEDLKNYNGEIFGGIVPFVVFNENFYNKGIIVCFLEENSDFLFVEDLNHLDRNPIFFDSRKSFMVLLDGLSPNITNFLENLFEAVCENAQIIGGGAGKMTFENDPVIFTKDKIYNNAAVVIATPKKLNSKIASGWEYLEGPFLTTSSEKNILKTLNFNNAFDVYKNVIEKHTGMTFSDDNFFDIAKSYPFGIVKFNNETIVRDPIYIDENNHIVLVGDIFQNSTINILKGNPASLVESTGLAVKELLKESDSCKNQDVMIFDCISRSIFLGDNFPSELEEMKSFMTADSTLFGALTLGEICSDTDKYISFYNKSCIVGVLC from the coding sequence ATGAAAAAAGGTAAATTTTATTTTTGTTTAAAAGATTTTTTGGAAGATAATAAAAATAATACTCAAAAAGCTTTTGTTTTAGTTGCAGAATATACTAATTTTGATTTAGAAGATTTAAAAAATTATAATGGAGAAATCTTTGGAGGAATCGTTCCTTTTGTAGTTTTTAATGAAAATTTTTACAATAAAGGAATTATTGTATGCTTTTTGGAAGAAAATTCTGATTTTTTATTTGTTGAAGATTTAAATCATTTAGATAGGAATCCTATCTTCTTTGATAGTAGAAAATCGTTTATGGTATTACTTGATGGATTAAGTCCTAATATAACTAATTTTTTAGAAAATCTATTTGAAGCAGTTTGTGAAAATGCACAAATCATAGGTGGTGGTGCAGGAAAAATGACTTTTGAAAATGATCCTGTAATTTTCACAAAAGATAAGATATATAATAATGCTGCAGTAGTAATTGCAACACCTAAGAAATTAAATAGTAAAATAGCTAGTGGTTGGGAATATTTAGAAGGACCATTTTTAACAACAAGTTCTGAAAAAAATATATTAAAAACATTAAATTTCAACAATGCCTTTGATGTTTATAAAAATGTAATAGAAAAACACACTGGAATGACTTTTAGTGATGATAATTTTTTTGATATCGCAAAATCATATCCTTTTGGTATTGTTAAGTTTAATAATGAAACAATTGTAAGAGATCCTATTTATATTGATGAAAATAATCATATAGTTTTAGTTGGTGATATTTTTCAAAATTCAACTATAAATATTTTGAAAGGTAACCCTGCCTCTTTAGTTGAATCTACAGGTCTTGCTGTTAAAGAACTCTTGAAAGAATCAGATTCTTGTAAAAATCAAGATGTTATGATATTTGATTGTATTTCTAGATCTATTTTTCTAGGGGACAATTTTCCAAGTGAGTTAGAAGAAATGAAAAGTTTTATGACAGCAGATTCAACTTTATTTGGTGCACTTACATTGGGTGAAATATGTAGCGACACAGATAAGTATATTAGCTTTTATAATAAATCATGTATTGTAGGTGTACTTTGCTAG
- the istB gene encoding IS21-like element helper ATPase IstB: protein MISIDTILQQATALNLSGFKESLLHQSNDANYSSLSFEERLFHLFESEINQRDDKRIKRLLQAATLKDKTASLDQIKYLPKRNLDKSVLMSLASGNFINNNQNVLITGASGVGKSFTMQCLGKRAIDLGYPTKYYRVSNLLEEIRVSRMDGTYTKTLAKISKFKLLLLDDFGVTPLKPDEINDLFEIIEDRTFSGSIIITAQLPIKDWHAYLGNETIADAMMDRLIHTAHKLDLKGPSMREYLAKL from the coding sequence ATGATATCAATTGATACAATTTTACAACAAGCAACAGCACTTAATCTTTCAGGATTTAAAGAGTCATTATTACATCAAAGTAATGATGCAAATTATAGTTCATTGAGCTTTGAAGAAAGACTATTTCATCTGTTTGAATCAGAGATAAATCAAAGGGATGATAAAAGAATAAAAAGATTGCTACAAGCTGCAACATTAAAAGATAAAACAGCATCCTTGGATCAAATAAAGTATCTTCCAAAACGTAATTTAGATAAATCAGTACTTATGTCATTAGCAAGTGGAAACTTTATAAATAATAACCAAAATGTCCTTATTACTGGGGCAAGTGGTGTTGGAAAAAGTTTTACAATGCAATGTTTAGGGAAGAGAGCTATAGATTTGGGATACCCAACAAAGTATTATAGAGTTTCAAATTTACTTGAAGAAATAAGAGTTTCAAGAATGGATGGGACATATACAAAAACATTAGCAAAGATTTCAAAATTTAAACTTTTACTATTAGATGACTTTGGAGTAACACCACTAAAACCAGATGAAATAAATGATTTATTTGAAATAATAGAAGATAGAACTTTCAGTGGTTCAATAATTATAACAGCACAACTTCCAATAAAAGATTGGCATGCATATTTAGGGAATGAAACAATAGCAGATGCAATGATGGATAGACTTATTCATACAGCACATAAATTAGATTTAAAAGGTCCTTCAATGAGAGAATATTTAGCAAAATTATAA
- the istA gene encoding IS21 family transposase: MSKIKEVLRLKYLNLLSNRQIQTITGVSRNSIANYANSFNEMNLSLDHTLKLEDEEVEQLFHSKKPLVSKISTTVVEIDWNNIHQELCKKGMTRKLLYEEIVISNPNIYSYSQFNRYYNKFVKTVNPSMRQIHYGGDKLFIDYSGLTMPIVNQRTGEINKAQIFVTVLGASGYTYVHASMSQSTKDFINSHVNAFYFYGGVPNILVPDNLKAAVISNKKGIVKLNDAYADMGRHYGIAIQPARPYKPQDKSKVELGVKAIQRWILMKLRHHTFFNVDELNEQINKLIDLYNERKVRRFNKSRTELFELLDKPYLHPLRANRYIYKEFKKATVGIDYHVELLGNGYSVPYIYLGKKVEVTYSSTSVVISLDGNVIAHHKRLFQAYTDSTMKEHMPAEHQYQYEKWNSRRILHWANSLGVFTTSLVQKIMDSKSHEVRSFKSCIAILSFSKIYGKEEIEMVSKVAFESNILKVSSIESMLKTKSYLYYYTQQTSVNNPCLNSHDNIRGGAYYAKSDI, from the coding sequence ATGAGTAAAATCAAAGAAGTCTTAAGATTAAAATATCTTAATTTACTATCAAATCGGCAAATTCAAACTATTACTGGAGTTTCCAGAAATAGTATTGCAAACTATGCTAATTCATTTAATGAAATGAATCTCTCTTTAGATCACACCTTAAAATTAGAGGATGAAGAAGTAGAACAACTATTTCATTCTAAAAAACCTTTAGTTTCAAAAATATCAACAACTGTAGTTGAAATAGATTGGAATAATATACACCAAGAGCTTTGTAAAAAAGGAATGACTAGAAAACTACTTTATGAAGAAATAGTTATTAGTAATCCCAACATTTACAGCTATAGCCAATTTAATCGCTATTACAATAAATTTGTAAAAACTGTAAACCCATCAATGAGACAAATACATTATGGTGGTGATAAACTTTTTATAGATTATAGTGGTCTTACAATGCCTATTGTAAATCAAAGAACAGGTGAAATAAATAAAGCACAAATATTTGTAACAGTATTAGGAGCTAGTGGATATACCTATGTTCACGCCTCAATGAGCCAAAGTACAAAAGATTTTATTAATTCACATGTAAATGCATTTTATTTCTATGGTGGTGTTCCAAATATATTGGTTCCTGATAATTTAAAAGCAGCAGTTATAAGTAATAAAAAAGGAATAGTAAAACTAAATGATGCTTATGCTGATATGGGAAGACATTATGGAATAGCCATACAACCAGCACGGCCATATAAACCACAAGATAAAAGTAAAGTAGAACTTGGGGTTAAAGCCATTCAACGATGGATATTAATGAAATTAAGACATCATACTTTTTTTAATGTAGATGAATTAAATGAACAAATCAATAAATTGATTGATCTTTATAATGAAAGAAAAGTAAGAAGATTTAATAAAAGTCGAACTGAACTATTTGAACTGTTAGATAAACCTTATTTACACCCATTAAGAGCAAATCGATATATTTACAAAGAGTTCAAAAAAGCAACGGTAGGAATAGATTACCATGTTGAACTTTTAGGAAATGGTTATTCTGTACCATATATTTATTTAGGTAAAAAAGTAGAGGTAACATACTCATCAACATCTGTAGTAATTTCACTTGATGGAAATGTAATAGCTCATCATAAAAGGCTATTTCAAGCATATACTGATTCAACTATGAAAGAACATATGCCTGCTGAACATCAATATCAATATGAAAAATGGAATAGTAGAAGAATTTTACATTGGGCAAATAGTTTAGGAGTTTTTACAACTTCATTAGTGCAAAAAATAATGGATTCAAAAAGTCATGAAGTAAGATCGTTTAAATCATGTATTGCAATATTGAGTTTCTCAAAAATTTATGGAAAAGAAGAAATAGAAATGGTTTCAAAAGTAGCCTTTGAATCAAATATTTTAAAAGTGAGTTCCATAGAATCAATGCTAAAAACAAAAAGTTATCTCTATTATTATACTCAACAAACAAGTGTAAATAATCCTTGCTTAAATAGTCATGATAATATTAGAGGTGGAGCATATTATGCAAAAAGTGATATTTAA
- a CDS encoding sensor histidine kinase: MNARAGQILCVPTVDQISIAYRCHCAIGNSINLKEMIHEVLKTFISESYAVYGHFSLLTEDMTYEDFDSFGKISNFDYKKYDDYKDQLSIINDEDLIILKINLDNGILFLVSKNAGTDCSFFLSMFESLIPKLNLSINACINFNKLEKANNLLKEQKKELIKANKTKDDFLANMSHELKTPLNSISIISKIMSNNKENNLDDTSVKNMKVINKCAQDLTELINDILDISKIEAGELNIYKKDISLKNLIEELYDLFIPIAQEKNIQFINNFEIKNCDIFTDEQRTKQILKNFLSNAIKFTNKGKVEILSKEYDEFFEISIIDSGIGIAKENLEYVFDRFKQVDDSMGKKYQGTGLGLAISKQLAQMLNGYIYAASEIGIGSTFKYIIYKRNQEKADLNHGDKEIDVKESKALFNDNFLKKQIFLYHSNSIEQFNLVINLKKHSFNVIPILNEQKLEEKISEIVNDNHLIILDSKLENLQNIINDKMNKDLNFMILEEGEVMENLIEKLKSIQLFNGEFNNGKV; the protein is encoded by the coding sequence GTGAATGCGCGCGCTGGCCAAATTCTTTGCGTCCCAACAGTAGATCAAATATCAATTGCATATCGTTGTCATTGTGCAATAGGTAATAGTATTAATCTAAAAGAAATGATACATGAAGTTTTAAAAACTTTTATAAGTGAATCATATGCAGTTTACGGACATTTTTCTTTACTTACTGAAGATATGACATATGAAGATTTTGATAGTTTTGGAAAAATTAGTAATTTTGATTATAAAAAATATGATGATTATAAAGATCAATTATCAATTATTAATGATGAAGATTTGATTATTTTAAAAATCAATTTAGATAATGGTATTTTATTTTTAGTTTCAAAGAATGCTGGGACTGACTGTTCTTTTTTTCTTTCTATGTTTGAAAGTTTAATTCCAAAATTAAATTTAAGTATAAATGCTTGCATAAATTTTAATAAATTAGAAAAAGCTAATAATTTATTAAAAGAACAAAAGAAAGAGCTTATAAAAGCAAATAAAACAAAAGATGATTTTCTCGCAAATATGAGTCATGAATTAAAAACTCCATTAAATTCAATTAGTATAATTTCAAAAATCATGTCTAATAATAAAGAGAATAATTTGGATGATACATCTGTAAAAAATATGAAAGTAATTAATAAGTGTGCGCAAGATTTAACAGAATTAATAAATGATATATTAGATATTTCTAAAATTGAAGCAGGTGAATTAAATATTTATAAAAAAGATATTTCTTTAAAAAATTTAATCGAAGAGTTATATGATTTATTTATTCCTATAGCACAAGAAAAAAATATTCAATTTATAAATAATTTTGAAATTAAAAATTGTGATATTTTTACAGATGAACAAAGAACAAAACAGATTTTAAAAAACTTTTTAAGTAATGCAATAAAATTTACTAATAAAGGTAAAGTAGAAATCTTATCAAAAGAGTACGATGAATTTTTTGAGATAAGTATAATAGATTCAGGTATAGGAATCGCAAAAGAAAATTTAGAGTATGTTTTTGATAGATTTAAGCAAGTTGATGATTCTATGGGTAAAAAATATCAAGGAACAGGTCTTGGATTAGCTATTTCAAAACAGTTAGCACAAATGTTAAATGGATATATTTATGCTGCAAGTGAAATTGGAATAGGATCTACATTTAAATATATTATTTATAAAAGAAATCAAGAAAAAGCAGATTTAAATCATGGTGATAAAGAAATAGATGTGAAAGAATCAAAAGCTTTATTTAATGACAATTTTTTAAAAAAACAAATATTTCTTTACCATTCAAATAGTATAGAACAATTTAATTTAGTTATAAACCTAAAAAAACATTCTTTTAATGTTATACCTATTTTAAATGAGCAAAAACTAGAAGAAAAAATAAGTGAAATTGTAAATGACAATCATTTAATTATCTTAGATTCTAAATTAGAAAATTTGCAAAATATAATTAATGATAAAATGAATAAAGATTTAAATTTTATGATTTTAGAAGAAGGAGAAGTTATGGAAAATTTAATAGAGAAATTAAAAAGTATTCAACTTTTTAATGGGGAGTTTAATAATGGAAAAGTTTAA